In Methylacidiphilum infernorum V4, a single window of DNA contains:
- a CDS encoding 20S proteasome subunit alpha: protein MNRSLQAGFDSVVSTAGIESLKGDFVSLLKEKGLASSIPVVGNNSQQSLLTGFSIESTTILAFYYKEGVIVAGDRRATAGNLVIHERAEKVISIDRNTILAVAGTPATAFEIARVLQHSFEFYRRSQLQPLSVAAKVRMVSKLLKDNMPMSLQGIGIVVPLLALGDPFGKEKPAIYFYDALGAQFQTVDFAVSGSGSAAVRSILQYINRWSGKPTNERGEEESISLALQLLDIAAESDTATGGVNRRAKIYPQVKILKESGVVSVPEERLEELFKNA, encoded by the coding sequence TTTGTCTCACTGCTGAAGGAGAAGGGATTAGCCTCTTCTATTCCCGTAGTGGGGAATAACTCACAGCAATCCCTTTTAACAGGTTTCAGCATAGAATCGACAACGATCCTTGCTTTTTATTATAAAGAAGGAGTCATTGTTGCAGGAGATAGGAGGGCTACGGCCGGAAACTTGGTTATTCATGAAAGAGCTGAAAAAGTCATCTCTATAGACCGAAACACCATTTTAGCCGTGGCAGGAACACCGGCAACGGCTTTTGAAATTGCCCGCGTACTTCAGCATTCCTTTGAATTTTACAGAAGAAGCCAGCTTCAGCCTCTGAGCGTTGCCGCAAAGGTGAGAATGGTAAGCAAGCTCTTGAAAGACAACATGCCTATGTCCCTGCAGGGCATCGGTATTGTCGTCCCCCTTCTTGCATTGGGGGATCCCTTTGGAAAGGAAAAACCGGCAATTTATTTTTATGATGCCTTGGGAGCTCAATTTCAAACGGTAGATTTTGCCGTTTCCGGATCGGGTTCTGCGGCTGTTCGGAGCATTTTACAATATATCAATAGATGGAGCGGAAAACCGACGAATGAAAGAGGCGAGGAAGAGTCTATTAGCTTGGCCCTTCAGCTTCTTGATATCGCTGCAGAGTCCGACACGGCGACCGGGGGAGTTAATCGGAGGGCTAAAATATATCCCCAGGTAAAAATTTTGAAGGAAAGTGGTGTTGTTTCCGTTCCAGAAGAAAGGTTAGAAGAGTTATTTAAGAATGCCTAA
- a CDS encoding 20S proteasome subunit alpha: MIEEPYRWLEAIANRREYIEDQLDGAAPVVMVNGEPGIILATKKAGTPKIYEIYDHLAMGCLGHPADMEKIRQSAIEVAHLEGFTRSRQDVSARRIVAYSLAVALKNAFEQIFSAPFLFRCLFVELGEKIEKDEGWTVDYDGSYATTFGREISKGLVISGKKEVMEGFLKERQGLSFQEFKTVETMAGYAIKLILWASESLDSKITLEEVIKKPAEEVLSWAADSDFEVVFMDRALYEQQSFKPLDRGTWGLNK; this comes from the coding sequence GTGATCGAAGAGCCATACCGTTGGCTTGAAGCCATTGCGAATAGAAGAGAGTACATAGAAGACCAGCTCGATGGGGCTGCCCCCGTTGTTATGGTTAATGGAGAACCGGGGATTATTCTAGCGACAAAAAAGGCGGGAACCCCTAAAATTTACGAAATTTACGACCATCTGGCCATGGGTTGCCTTGGTCATCCTGCGGACATGGAAAAGATCAGGCAATCTGCAATTGAGGTTGCTCACCTGGAAGGCTTTACCCGATCTAGGCAAGATGTTTCGGCTCGAAGAATCGTTGCCTATAGCTTGGCTGTTGCCCTCAAAAATGCGTTCGAGCAAATTTTTTCAGCCCCTTTTCTTTTTAGATGCTTGTTTGTTGAATTGGGGGAGAAGATCGAAAAAGATGAAGGTTGGACAGTTGATTATGACGGGAGCTATGCCACCACTTTCGGCAGAGAGATCTCCAAGGGACTGGTCATTAGCGGTAAAAAAGAAGTTATGGAGGGATTTCTTAAAGAAAGGCAAGGTTTAAGTTTCCAAGAGTTCAAAACCGTCGAGACCATGGCGGGTTATGCCATAAAACTGATATTATGGGCATCTGAGAGCTTAGATTCGAAAATAACTCTAGAAGAGGTAATAAAAAAACCGGCGGAAGAAGTTTTATCATGGGCAGCCGATTCTGATTTCGAAGTGGTATTTATGGACCGGGCTCTTTATGAACAGCAAAGTTTCAAGCCTCTTGATCGTGGAACGTGGGGGCTGAACAAGTAA